In Engraulis encrasicolus isolate BLACKSEA-1 chromosome 24, IST_EnEncr_1.0, whole genome shotgun sequence, a single genomic region encodes these proteins:
- the gpatch11 gene encoding G patch domain-containing protein 11 — protein sequence MSDEEDDYMSDAFLNQIPEVRPGVPMVKRVKDAIKKEAMIKEKNQQNRQKTYKEQERESRDTVLQSSISNENKGFALLQKMGYKAGQGLGKQGAGRVEPIPLNIKTDRGGIGMEEAKKRKAEEELRHYRHKVRVQQQTEKQSLEDFRVRKRTEREERQTESDLRRSQRACEQLDNQKGITTPRDCWYWPEKEKEAEEDEEDDEEDKEEKDEEEAEEEEEEGLTALDKLQFLTSYLRDVHFYCIWCGTTYNDEEDLNSNCPGDTAADHDD from the exons ATGTCTGATGAAGAGGATGACTATATGTCTGATGCTTTTCTTAATCAAAT ACCTGAAGTAAGACCAGGTGTGCCGATGGTAAAACGGGTCAAAGATGCAATTAAAAAAGAAGCTATGATTAAAGAGAAGAATCAACAGAATCGACAGAAAACCTACAAGGAGCAAGAACGAGAGAGTCGTGACACAGTCCTGCAGAGTTCCATCAGTAATGAAAACAAAGGATTTGCACTGCTGCAGAAAATGGGTTACAAAGCAGGCCAGGGACTTGGTAAACAAG GAGCTGGGAGAGTTGAACCCATTCCGCTGAACATTAAAACAG ACAGAGGGGGTATCGGGATGGAggaagcaaagaaaagaaaggcaGAAGAGGAGCTCAGACATTACCGGCACAAGGTTCGAGTTCAGCAGCAGACGGAGAAGCAGTCTCTGGAAGACTTCAG ggtgagaaagagaacagagagagaggaacgccAGACGGAGAGTGACCTGAGAAGGAGCCAACGGGCCTGTGAACAACTGGACAACCAGAAG GGTATAACTACTCCACGGGATTGCTGGTATTggccagaaaaagagaaagaagcagaggaggatgaggaggatgatgaagaagataAGGAAGAGAAAGAcgaggaggaggctgaggaggaggaggaagaggggttaACA GCTTTAGATAAGCTCCAGTTCTTAACATCTTACCTGAGGGATGTGCATTTTTACTGCATATGGTGTGGGACAACTTATAATG ATGAGGAAGATCTGAATTCAAACTGTCCTGGAGACACAGCCGCAGACCACGATGACTGA